The following are encoded in a window of Lampris incognitus isolate fLamInc1 chromosome 15, fLamInc1.hap2, whole genome shotgun sequence genomic DNA:
- the LOC130125161 gene encoding sine oculis-binding protein homolog, with protein MPEMEKGRPPENKRSRKPAHPVKREINQEMKTFAESTMNELLGWYGYDKVELRDSEASEIRNYRERRQHVSVLKENSLPKPKGPDSKVSHTVLAMKSAERESSSVPSSSSSSSSPSSSLTSPKEHKSAPVIVPLIKPSAVEDVQNVQIVCVWCQKEGVKRYSLCMGSELKSFCSEKCFAACRRAYFKRNKARDEDLHAERSPQHHHTEDSPRLVLKINSNVRSLSPVPQVCDWCKHVRHTKEYLDFGSGDERLQFCSTKCLNQYKMDVFYREARAALISTSASPSRASQEGRVEGSTPGQKLLTPESWNNSGSTGEIRHRNLSPKGPTPIHGAAASTSVSPSEASSSSSKVPVSGMRSLERPSHPPHPPSIMEVSPHPAPLPHPLPHPPPRPSLEHQPVPQIPMPFIRPPLHAQGLKSPLANPPRHPGPASSPIHRPSHSPHLQPPTASSMNPPGLMHPFPGAYFPGLHSPPLNMMPRGPVPMPPIMNFGIPSFSPLLPQPTVLVPYPIIVPLPVPIPIPIPIPIPSKATLETPSHSGVIQPVPEGVDRGRTRTIRQHSPGISAGDSRQVANKLDRASAQGLSSPGDTSTRDTDWVKSERPFSSPTSTPHSGTCSPVSGLGLEGQTDYKITQQEQQQPERQVIQRVLQRTQVKLEPNANGVVDLSGLGESGIGQSNSNSSRSGLHHIVNASPSLPQSPSHDTAYHHQNSNTPPSHLLPSPGGRSSPYDAASSALASQDHSPIGVAPSAAAISPDSSLSQRAALPPDPVLSELEAIKENNCSVVGPVRVEGPASQSEEPLAIVGEVGEDPHVPDEDHAYALPTAPKTGGTTTALLLPKLRDKGALRSPPSLPGVGDMEPALKRRCLRIRDQNK; from the exons ACTTTTGCCGAGAGCACCATGAACGAGCTCCTCGGCTGGTACGGCTACGACAAGGTCGAGCTCCGGGACTCGGAGGCCAGCGAGATCCGCAACTACAGAGAAAGACGTCAGCATGTGTCTGTGCTTAAAG AAAACTCGTTGCCAAAACCAAAGGGCCCGGACAGCAAAGTCAGCCACACGGTCCTGGCCATGAAGAGTGCGGAGAGAGAGTCCTCCAGCGTCCCCTCCtcgtcttcctcctcttcctctcccagcTCGTCGCTGACCAGCCCCAAGGAGCACAAGAGTGCCCCGGTCATTGTTCCCCTCATAAAGCCATCCGCAG tggaGGACGTTCAAAATGtgcagatagtgtgtgtgtggtgtcagaagGAGGGCGTGAAGCGCTACTCGCTTTGTATGGGTTCAGAACTCAAGAGCTTCTGCAGCGAGAAGTGTTTCGCCGCCTGCAGACGAGCCTACTTCAAACGCAACAAG GCCAGAGATGAGGACCTTCACGCTGAGAGGTCCCCCCAGCACCACCATACTGAGGACTCCCCCCGGCTGGTGTTGAAGATAAACAGCAATGTCAGA TCTCTGTCCCCTGTGCCACAGGTGTGTGATTGGTGCAAGCATGTCCGCCACACCAAAGAGTACCTGGATTTTGGATCTGGTGATGAGAGGCTTCAGTTCTGCAGCACCAAGTGTCTGAATCAGTACAAGATGGATGTTTTCTACCGAGAGGCCCGTGCGGCTCTCATCAGCACTAGTGCCAGCCCGAGCAGAGCTAGCCAAGAGGGGAGGGTGGAAGGCAGCACCCCAGGGCAGAAGCTACTCACCCCCGAGTCATGGAACAACAGTGGCAGCACTGGGGAGATCCGTCACAGAAATCTTTCCCCTAAGGGGCCCACACCTATCCACGGAGCAGCAGCATCAACCTCTGTCTCCCCTTCAGaggcctcctcatcctcctccaagGTCCCTGTTTCGGGGATGAGGTCTCTGGAGAGGCCCTCCCACCCTCCTCACCCTCCCAGCATCATGGAGGTTTCACCACACCCTGCTCCCcttcctcatcctcttcctcatcctcctcctcgtccCTCTTTGGAACACCAGCCTGTGCCTCAAATCCCGATGCCCTTCATCAGACCTCCTCTTCATGCTCAGGGCCTGAAAAGTCCCCTTGCTAATCCCCCAAGACACCCAGGCCCCGCTTCTAGCCCCATCCATCGGCCTTCCCATTCTCCTCACCTGCAGCCCCCAACAGCCTCTTCTATGAACCCGCCAGGACTGATGCATCCCTTCCCAGGGGCCTACTTCCCTGGTTTGCACTCCCCTCCTCTTAACATGATGCCAAGAGGTCCTGTCCCTATGCCTCCTATCATGAACTTTGGGATTCCTTCCTTTAGTCCGCTCCTCCCCCAACCCACCGTACTGGTGCCTTACCCCATAATTGTTCCCCTACCGGTCCCCATTCCCATTCCTATCCCCATTCCCATCCCCTCTAAGGCGACCCTAGAGACCCCAAGTCACAGTGGGGTCATCCAGCCTGTGCCAGAGGGGGTAGACAGGGGGAGAACCAGAACCATCAGGCAGCATTCTCCGGGAATCTCCGCAGGGGACAGCAGACAGGTAGCCAACAAACTGGACAGAGCCTCTGCTCAGGGTCTCTCTTCACCTGGAGACACTAGCACAAGGGACACAGATTGGGTTAAATCAGAACGACCCTTCTCCTCCCCGACATCCACGCCCCATAGTGGGACATGCTCTCCAGTGTCAGGGCTCGGCTTGGAGGGACAGACAGATTATAAGATCacccagcaggagcagcagcaaccAGAGCGACAGGTCATCCAGAGGGTGCTCCAAAGAACCCAAGTCAAACTGGAGCCCAATGCTAATGGAGTGGTAGACTTATCAGGGCTGGGAGAGTCAGGAATTGGGCAAAGTAACAGTAACAGCAGCAGATCAGGGCTGCACCACATCGTCAATGCCAGCCCTTCTCTACCACAGTCCCCCTCCCACGATACTGCCTACCACCACCAAAACTCCAATACGCCACCATCACATCTCCTACCCAGCCCTGGAGGGAGGAGCTCACCCTATGATGCCGCATCCTCTGCCCTGGCGTCCCAGGACCACAGTCCAATTGGAGTGGCTCCATCCGCTGCCGCTATCAGTCCAGACTCCTCCCTATCCCAGAGAGCAGCTCTGCCCCCTGACCCCGTACTCAGCGAGCTGGAGGCCATCAAAGAGAATAACTGCTCTGTGGTGGGCCCTGTCCGTGTTGAGGGCCCAGCCAGCCAATCAGAGGAACCCTTAGCCATAGTTGGGGAGGTGGGAGAAGACCCCCATGTCCCTGATGAGGATCATGCTTATGCTCTGCCCACAGCGCCAAAAACGGGGGGGACCACCACAGCACTGCTCTTGCCCAAACTCAGGGATAAGGGTGCCCTGCGAAGCCCTCCAAGTTTGCCTGGGGTGGGAGACATGGAGCCGGCTCTAAAGAGGCGATGTCTGCGTATCCGAGATCAGAATAAGTAG